In Dyadobacter subterraneus, a single genomic region encodes these proteins:
- a CDS encoding TolC family protein, producing MRPSSSRRMAFVAVGLILIASASHSFGQTIRNITLEEAVELSLKNSKQLKLSQSNVDLAGLNIRQIKDNQLPSFSVSASYLRLNTPNINLKSSSSDTSSTGMSSLHVNSVAYGMASASVPLFSGFRYKYSLESAKYLQEASRLDAETDRQAVIQNAIMAYSNLYKAKRSVDLVAENLVREHERVTEFTNREKNGIIARNDLLKATLQESNVQLTLMDAENDLKITTINMNLILGLPEDTPIAADSASFEVLKDAGNAMDWEQTAITHRKDMAAIAVRQKAAGSDIHVAKSDLYPSVALTGGYVALSIPGFVTVPNAFNAGIGVSYNLASLWKTGSKIEEAKTRLYQLKTNEEILLDRVHLDINTAYYNYVLSKKKIEVYEKAVEQATENYRITKNKYDNSLVTTTELLDADVAQVQSKINYAAAKADAIVAYKKLEQTAGVIN from the coding sequence ATGAGACCATCGAGTAGTAGAAGAATGGCTTTTGTGGCAGTCGGTTTAATTCTGATCGCTTCCGCCTCCCATTCCTTCGGGCAGACAATCCGGAATATTACCCTGGAAGAAGCCGTAGAGCTTAGTCTGAAAAATAGTAAACAATTGAAATTAAGTCAGTCTAATGTTGATTTGGCCGGACTTAATATCCGCCAGATTAAAGACAACCAGTTGCCAAGTTTTAGTGTTTCGGCTTCTTATTTGAGATTAAATACACCGAATATTAATTTGAAATCGTCGTCAAGCGATACAAGCAGTACAGGAATGAGTTCACTGCATGTTAACTCCGTAGCTTATGGAATGGCTAGTGCTTCGGTACCTCTTTTTTCAGGTTTTCGATATAAATATAGCCTTGAATCTGCAAAATATTTGCAGGAAGCATCAAGACTGGATGCAGAAACGGATCGTCAGGCCGTGATCCAGAACGCAATTATGGCTTATAGTAATTTGTATAAAGCAAAGAGATCGGTTGATCTTGTTGCGGAAAACCTGGTTCGTGAACATGAACGTGTGACGGAATTCACAAACCGAGAAAAAAACGGAATTATCGCCCGTAACGATTTATTGAAAGCGACGTTGCAGGAATCTAACGTTCAATTAACATTAATGGATGCTGAAAATGATTTGAAAATCACAACCATTAACATGAACCTGATTTTAGGCTTGCCGGAAGATACCCCGATCGCGGCAGATTCAGCAAGTTTTGAAGTACTGAAAGATGCGGGAAATGCAATGGACTGGGAACAAACCGCAATCACACACAGAAAAGATATGGCCGCCATCGCAGTTCGTCAGAAAGCTGCAGGCTCAGATATTCACGTTGCAAAATCTGATCTTTATCCAAGCGTAGCCCTTACTGGTGGTTATGTTGCGCTAAGTATTCCGGGTTTTGTTACGGTTCCAAATGCATTTAATGCAGGAATCGGGGTTAGCTACAATCTGGCTTCGCTTTGGAAAACGGGTTCGAAAATTGAGGAAGCCAAAACAAGACTTTACCAGCTAAAAACCAATGAAGAAATTTTACTTGACCGTGTGCATCTGGACATTAACACTGCCTATTACAATTATGTGTTAAGTAAAAAGAAAATTGAGGTTTACGAAAAAGCGGTAGAGCAGGCGACTGAAAATTACCGGATCACAAAAAATAAATATGACAACAGCCTGGTAACTACCACTGAATTACTTGATGCCGATGTGGCGCAGGTTCAGTCTAAAATTAACTATGCTGCTGCAAAAGCTGATGCGATCGTGGCTTACAAAAAGCTTGAACAAACAGCCGGAGTTATTAACTAA
- a CDS encoding acyltransferase family protein, with the protein MHSNKRIYPFVDFIRFFSMAGIVWAHTDVFPGNIAFTSLFFRPEYLAVYIGFKQIFKFSVISFFMISGILLADQLKVVKPITFLIRRLQVIIIPYLISFSIYLIFLSIYGDVAKLMKHSNISSFKIAVYILFYSPYWYIPVYLIALIVILVFHKFVNKIWFGSLLLLITIFYTFSPSSQTKDHTTAFFAFAFYVWLGILINEKKLIDKIKKWRIDVLIGLIVAAFVLASKQSYALLINHNTFYFNNLRFFNQIYGVLVFCLLIRICPEKPSFFILKPRQETYGIYLYHIFFVMFLVRPIIEWMNYKGWYPIDSFWLVLLIFIIQFILCYILTTAFIKILHFYRIPVLGIKAETSTTKSSRSINSRSLN; encoded by the coding sequence ATGCATAGTAATAAGAGAATTTACCCGTTTGTTGATTTTATACGTTTTTTTTCGATGGCAGGAATTGTATGGGCCCATACAGATGTTTTTCCTGGAAATATTGCTTTTACTTCTCTTTTTTTTAGGCCAGAATATTTGGCGGTTTACATTGGTTTCAAACAGATCTTTAAGTTCTCTGTCATATCATTTTTTATGATTTCAGGGATCTTATTGGCTGACCAATTAAAGGTCGTGAAGCCGATTACATTTCTTATCCGGAGGCTTCAGGTGATTATTATACCTTACCTGATCTCCTTTTCAATCTATCTAATCTTTTTGTCAATTTATGGAGATGTGGCAAAGTTGATGAAGCATTCTAACATAAGTTCTTTTAAAATTGCTGTTTATATACTTTTTTACTCGCCATACTGGTATATACCCGTCTATTTGATCGCTCTTATTGTCATACTTGTATTTCACAAATTTGTGAACAAAATCTGGTTTGGTTCCTTACTTCTGTTAATCACGATTTTTTATACATTTTCACCGAGTAGTCAGACAAAGGATCATACTACTGCCTTTTTTGCCTTTGCGTTTTATGTCTGGCTTGGTATATTAATCAATGAGAAAAAACTGATTGATAAAATAAAAAAATGGCGGATAGATGTCCTAATTGGTCTAATTGTTGCTGCCTTTGTCTTGGCTTCTAAACAATCCTACGCATTGTTAATTAACCACAATACCTTCTACTTTAATAATCTGCGTTTTTTTAATCAGATTTATGGTGTCTTAGTTTTTTGCCTTCTGATACGGATTTGTCCGGAAAAGCCATCTTTTTTTATCCTTAAACCCAGGCAGGAAACATATGGTATTTATTTGTATCACATATTTTTTGTCATGTTTTTGGTGCGTCCTATAATTGAATGGATGAATTATAAAGGTTGGTACCCGATTGACAGTTTCTGGCTGGTACTATTAATTTTCATAATTCAGTTCATACTGTGCTACATTTTGACCACGGCATTTATAAAAATTTTACATTTTTATCGAATTCCCGTATTAGGAATAAAAGCCGAAACTTCCACAACTAAATCTTCCAGATCGATTAATAGCCGATCTCTCAATTGA
- the ruvC gene encoding crossover junction endodeoxyribonuclease RuvC translates to MQQADATEKVIIGVDPGTQVMGYGVISVKGQQITLVQYGVIHLSKYTTHELKLKKIFERISQLIDDYLPDEMAIEDPFYGKNPQSMLKLGRAQGVAMAAALARDIPIVEYSPKKVKQSVTGSGAASKEQVAYMLEKILKMELSKEFMDATDGIAIAICHHYHANTPAAAASSAGSKKSKKGGWGAFVSENPNRVK, encoded by the coding sequence ATGCAGCAGGCCGACGCTACCGAAAAGGTGATTATTGGAGTTGATCCCGGAACACAGGTAATGGGTTATGGGGTGATATCGGTAAAAGGACAACAGATTACGTTGGTTCAGTATGGTGTGATTCATCTCAGCAAATATACTACCCATGAATTGAAGTTGAAGAAAATCTTTGAACGTATCTCTCAATTGATCGACGATTACCTGCCCGATGAGATGGCCATTGAAGATCCTTTTTATGGAAAAAACCCTCAATCCATGCTGAAACTGGGTAGGGCACAAGGTGTTGCAATGGCCGCTGCCTTGGCAAGAGATATTCCAATTGTTGAATATTCTCCTAAAAAAGTAAAGCAGTCTGTGACAGGGAGCGGAGCGGCTTCAAAAGAACAGGTTGCCTACATGCTGGAAAAAATCCTGAAAATGGAACTTAGCAAGGAATTTATGGATGCAACAGATGGCATAGCGATTGCCATTTGTCATCATTATCATGCAAATACTCCGGCTGCGGCCGCTTCGTCTGCTGGCAGCAAAAAATCGAAAAAAGGAGGATGGGGCGCTTTTGTCAGTGAAAATCCTAACCGGGTTAAATAA
- a CDS encoding DHA2 family efflux MFS transporter permease subunit: MELQPSLVEYGFRRVIITITAVMCALLEIVDTTIVNVALNDMRGNLGGTLSEVSWVITAYAIGNVIIVPMTSWLSQQFGRRNYFAASIIIFTVASFCCGNSDNIWELVFFRLIQGFGGGALLVTAQTLITESYPPEKRGMAQAIYGLGVIVGPTLGPPLGGYIVDNYSWPYIFYINIPLGIIAALLTLQFIRSPKYSEKKSANEIDWWGIGLLALAVGSLQYVLEKGQEDDWFNDEIIVICSILAVLGFFFFIWRELSYKNPIVALRVLKNSNLMVGTVLSFVLGFGLYGSTFIIPLYTQATLGWTATQSGMLMVPAALVTAFCMPIVGQLIQRGVKQQYLVAGGMVVFFIYSFWGYNILTPDTSKDAFFWMLIVRGAGLGFLFVPISTLALSTLKGREIGEGAAFTGMMRQLGGSFGVAVITTYIARQNMQHRSDLVSRLDINNPAVQQRVEGLQRNFMGKGMSPDVALKSGYQMLEYSVYKQATVLSYMDVFLFLGCLFLFCVPFVLITRPGKTKIDPSSVH, translated from the coding sequence ATGGAATTACAACCATCCCTGGTAGAGTACGGCTTTCGACGGGTAATCATTACAATCACAGCCGTAATGTGTGCGCTTCTGGAAATTGTCGATACGACGATTGTGAACGTGGCCTTGAATGATATGCGGGGGAATTTGGGTGGAACTCTTTCTGAAGTGAGCTGGGTAATTACAGCTTATGCCATTGGTAACGTAATCATAGTACCAATGACAAGCTGGCTTTCACAACAATTTGGCCGTCGGAATTATTTCGCCGCTTCGATCATCATTTTTACAGTAGCATCTTTTTGCTGCGGCAATTCGGATAATATCTGGGAACTTGTATTTTTCCGTTTAATCCAGGGTTTTGGTGGTGGTGCATTACTTGTTACTGCCCAAACTTTAATTACGGAAAGTTATCCTCCCGAAAAACGCGGAATGGCGCAGGCTATCTATGGTTTAGGTGTTATTGTTGGTCCTACGTTAGGTCCTCCGCTGGGTGGATACATTGTAGATAATTACAGCTGGCCTTACATTTTTTACATCAATATCCCATTAGGGATTATCGCTGCACTTTTAACATTGCAGTTTATCCGCAGCCCAAAATATTCAGAGAAAAAATCAGCCAATGAAATTGACTGGTGGGGAATTGGTCTGTTGGCACTTGCAGTTGGATCTTTACAATACGTTTTGGAAAAAGGTCAGGAAGATGACTGGTTTAATGACGAGATCATTGTAATCTGTTCAATCCTTGCAGTGCTCGGCTTCTTCTTTTTTATCTGGCGTGAGCTTAGTTACAAAAATCCGATTGTGGCGTTAAGAGTACTAAAAAATAGTAATCTTATGGTCGGGACCGTTCTATCATTTGTATTAGGGTTTGGTCTTTACGGTTCAACATTTATCATTCCGCTTTACACACAGGCAACACTGGGCTGGACAGCGACACAGTCGGGTATGTTGATGGTCCCCGCCGCGCTTGTGACAGCATTTTGTATGCCCATTGTCGGGCAACTTATCCAGCGCGGTGTTAAGCAGCAATATCTGGTAGCAGGCGGAATGGTCGTGTTTTTTATATATAGTTTCTGGGGTTACAATATACTTACTCCTGACACCAGTAAAGATGCATTTTTCTGGATGCTGATCGTCAGGGGAGCAGGTTTGGGATTCCTTTTTGTACCTATTTCAACTTTGGCTTTGTCAACTTTGAAAGGTCGGGAAATTGGAGAAGGTGCTGCATTTACAGGTATGATGCGTCAGCTTGGGGGATCGTTCGGTGTGGCGGTAATTACTACTTACATAGCCAGGCAAAATATGCAGCACCGCAGCGATCTTGTAAGTCGTCTGGATATCAATAATCCAGCTGTGCAGCAACGTGTTGAAGGTTTACAGAGAAACTTTATGGGCAAAGGAATGTCCCCTGACGTAGCTTTGAAAAGTGGATATCAAATGCTAGAATACAGTGTTTACAAGCAAGCCACAGTGCTGTCTTATATGGACGTATTTCTTTTCCTGGGATGTCTGTTTTTATTCTGTGTCCCGTTCGTTTTAATAACAAGACCAGGAAAAACGAAGATAGATCCCTCATCAGTACATTAA
- a CDS encoding HlyD family secretion protein: METNQTAGVANEPAPKKKSYTFPIILAVLVIVGGTWGYTKYNHGLHHEETDDAQVDADISPVIPRISGYITEIRVKDNQLVHKGDTLIVLDNRDQQIKLEQAEANLYASQGNLVVANATTTASAATGSTYVANVEVAEAQIEQAKVSVWRANQDFARYENLIKDHSITQQEYEQALATKQTAERQLQVLISQKNAAQRQAKAATSQTAATSRQTGVVNANIKARQADIDNAKLNLSYTIITAPTDGHVSKVNAQLGQYLQAGQSLFSIIASSQPWVVANFKETQLTKMKLGQNVKVHIDAYPDHVFEAKVASFSPATGARFALLPPDNASGNFVKVVQRLPIRIEFKESRDEFIQRLRPGMNVFVDVELD; the protein is encoded by the coding sequence ATGGAGACCAATCAAACAGCAGGCGTTGCAAACGAACCAGCACCTAAAAAGAAAAGTTACACTTTCCCAATCATCCTGGCAGTTCTTGTTATTGTGGGAGGAACCTGGGGTTATACAAAATACAACCACGGATTGCACCATGAAGAAACTGATGATGCACAGGTTGATGCTGACATCAGCCCGGTAATCCCACGTATTTCAGGATATATTACAGAAATCAGAGTAAAAGATAACCAGCTGGTTCACAAAGGCGATACGCTTATTGTACTTGACAATCGTGATCAGCAAATTAAGCTTGAACAGGCAGAAGCTAATTTGTATGCTTCTCAGGGAAATTTAGTTGTAGCAAATGCTACAACAACGGCATCGGCAGCAACCGGAAGCACTTATGTTGCTAACGTTGAAGTTGCAGAAGCACAAATTGAGCAGGCAAAAGTAAGTGTATGGAGAGCGAACCAGGATTTTGCGAGATATGAAAATCTGATCAAAGATCACTCGATCACACAACAGGAATACGAACAGGCTTTGGCAACAAAACAAACGGCTGAACGTCAGTTGCAGGTTTTAATTTCTCAGAAAAACGCAGCACAACGTCAGGCAAAAGCAGCAACTTCTCAAACAGCTGCCACTTCACGCCAGACAGGTGTTGTTAATGCAAATATTAAGGCACGTCAGGCTGATATTGACAATGCAAAACTAAATTTGTCATACACAATTATCACTGCACCAACAGACGGACACGTTTCAAAAGTGAACGCGCAATTGGGACAATATTTACAGGCCGGACAATCTCTTTTCAGTATCATCGCAAGTTCTCAGCCATGGGTTGTGGCAAACTTTAAAGAAACTCAGCTTACAAAAATGAAACTTGGTCAGAACGTTAAAGTGCATATTGACGCATATCCTGACCACGTTTTTGAAGCAAAAGTAGCATCGTTCTCTCCTGCAACAGGAGCACGTTTTGCACTATTGCCTCCTGATAACGCAAGTGGTAACTTTGTAAAAGTTGTTCAGCGTCTGCCGATTCGTATAGAATTTAAAGAAAGCAGAGATGAATTTATTCAACGTCTGCGCCCTGGAATGAATGTGTTTGTAGATGTTGAGCTGGATTAA
- a CDS encoding TetR/AcrR family transcriptional regulator, which yields MEYNAKQLQIIQVAERLFAGKGFSGTSIRDIAHEADINVSMISYYFGSKEKLIEALFEVRFVESAERMENIVSNEDLSPLQKIYILIDGVIDRLLGNQCFHNIMLREQLSGEERTQVISDLIYQLKLKNWEGINSILREGQIKGHFREGIDVSLLSATLYGTVNHVLTTQSFYRKINNLESLGQEEFDKTLKKQLSKHLKSIFKATVAYETIE from the coding sequence ATGGAATACAACGCAAAACAATTACAGATTATTCAGGTAGCGGAGAGGCTTTTTGCGGGTAAAGGCTTTTCAGGGACGTCGATCCGCGATATCGCGCATGAAGCTGATATCAATGTTTCGATGATTTCATATTATTTCGGTTCAAAGGAGAAGTTGATCGAGGCGCTTTTTGAAGTACGGTTTGTAGAATCGGCAGAAAGAATGGAAAACATTGTTTCTAACGAGGATCTTTCGCCGCTTCAAAAAATTTATATTTTGATTGACGGAGTTATCGATCGCCTGTTGGGAAACCAGTGCTTTCATAATATTATGTTGCGCGAGCAGCTTTCAGGTGAAGAACGTACGCAGGTGATATCGGATCTGATATATCAATTAAAACTTAAAAACTGGGAGGGAATCAACAGTATTCTTCGTGAAGGTCAGATTAAAGGACATTTTAGAGAAGGTATAGATGTTTCCTTACTTTCAGCAACACTTTACGGAACTGTTAACCACGTACTTACCACACAATCTTTTTATCGAAAAATAAATAATCTTGAATCGTTAGGGCAGGAAGAATTTGACAAAACCCTGAAAAAACAATTGAGCAAACACTTAAAAAGTATCTTTAAAGCAACAGTAGCATATGAGACCATCGAGTAG